The following proteins come from a genomic window of Terriglobia bacterium:
- the rpoD gene encoding RNA polymerase sigma factor RpoD: protein MAFDDKYDQVGKLITLGKEKGYLLYDEVNDLLPSDVHTAEDLDDLLSMFDHAGIEVLDSPKAKSDDLLVEKGDEESVEDVELDLTPGALDKTNDPVRMYLREMGTVPLLTREGEVEIAKRIERGQLKVFKALSRSPIVILEMFALREELKKERRSIKEIVVFDDEELTEERVIERAKDLLSTIDEMERLNKRLIQLKAKRDSFMRSRRGKEFRRYNLAVSRHRIMISKLFRSIEFTHTERKRLIECIRVAADQVRPIEREALRLEKRLDASRTGSGKELKKELRQVKARLDEIEKDNQASAAELRRTYQNILTGEQEAEIAKRELIEANLRLVVSIAKKYTNRGLQFLDLIQEGNIGLMKAVDKFEYRRGYKFSTYATWWIRQAITRAIADQARTIRIPVHMIETINKLIRTSRQLVQEYGREPTSEEIAKRMDIPVVKVRKVLKIAQEPISLETPIGEEEDSHLGDFIEDRGVISPAEAVININLKEQTESVLKTLTPREEKVIKMRFGLDDGSEHTLEEVGQSFAVTRERIRQIEAKALRKLRHPSRSRKLRAFLDAALHE from the coding sequence TTGGCATTTGACGATAAGTACGACCAGGTTGGCAAGCTGATTACACTCGGTAAAGAAAAAGGCTATCTGCTTTACGACGAGGTGAACGACCTTCTTCCTTCGGACGTGCACACCGCCGAAGATCTGGATGACCTGTTATCGATGTTCGACCACGCGGGCATCGAAGTTCTGGATTCTCCCAAGGCCAAATCGGATGACCTGCTGGTTGAAAAGGGAGATGAAGAGTCCGTCGAAGATGTCGAACTCGACCTCACTCCCGGAGCGCTCGATAAGACCAACGATCCCGTCCGCATGTACCTGCGCGAGATGGGAACTGTCCCGCTGCTGACGCGCGAAGGCGAAGTCGAGATCGCAAAGCGAATCGAGCGCGGGCAACTGAAGGTGTTCAAGGCCCTGTCGCGCTCTCCCATTGTCATCCTGGAAATGTTCGCGCTGCGCGAAGAGCTGAAGAAAGAACGGCGCTCCATCAAGGAAATCGTGGTCTTTGATGATGAGGAGCTGACCGAAGAGCGCGTCATCGAGCGGGCCAAAGACCTGCTTTCCACCATTGATGAGATGGAGCGCCTGAACAAGCGGCTGATTCAGTTGAAGGCAAAAAGGGACTCCTTCATGCGCAGCCGCCGGGGCAAAGAGTTTCGCCGCTACAACCTGGCCGTTTCCCGCCACCGGATCATGATCTCCAAGCTGTTCCGGTCGATTGAATTCACGCATACCGAGCGCAAACGCCTGATCGAATGCATTCGCGTGGCTGCCGACCAAGTGCGGCCCATCGAGCGCGAAGCCCTGCGCCTGGAAAAGCGCCTGGACGCGTCCCGAACTGGCAGTGGCAAAGAGCTGAAGAAGGAGCTGCGCCAGGTGAAAGCGCGGCTGGATGAAATCGAGAAGGATAATCAGGCTTCCGCCGCGGAACTGCGCCGGACCTATCAGAACATTCTGACGGGAGAGCAGGAAGCCGAGATTGCCAAGCGCGAGCTGATCGAGGCCAACCTGCGCCTGGTGGTATCGATCGCAAAAAAGTACACCAACCGCGGCCTGCAATTTCTCGACCTGATTCAGGAGGGCAATATCGGCCTGATGAAGGCGGTCGATAAATTTGAGTATCGGCGCGGATACAAGTTTTCGACTTACGCCACCTGGTGGATTCGCCAGGCCATCACCCGCGCCATCGCCGACCAGGCCCGCACCATCCGCATCCCCGTCCACATGATCGAAACCATCAACAAGCTCATCCGAACGTCGCGCCAATTGGTGCAGGAATACGGGCGCGAGCCGACCTCGGAAGAGATCGCCAAGCGGATGGATATTCCCGTGGTGAAGGTCCGCAAGGTCCTCAAGATCGCCCAGGAGCCGATTTCTCTTGAAACGCCCATCGGCGAAGAGGAAGACTCGCACCTGGGAGATTTTATCGAGGACCGCGGCGTGATTTCTCCCGCCGAGGCGGTCATCAACATCAACCTGAAAGAACAGACCGAGTCAGTGCTGAAGACCCTGACGCCGCGCGAAGAAAAAGTGATCAAGATGCGCTTCGGCCTTGACGACGGCAGTGAGCACACTCTCGAAGAGGTGGGCCAGAGTTTCGCCGTTACGCGCGAGCGCATCCGGCAGATCGAAGCCAAGGCGCTCCGCAAGCTGCGGCATCCTTCACGCAGCCGGAAGCTCCGCGCGTTCCTGGACGCCGCCCTTCACGAGTGA
- a CDS encoding YIP1 family protein, producing the protein MADLTSSTAALGGTPARSFPSRLLGVFIEPGETFEDIARKPDWLSPLVVLVLVSFATVETMLLKIGASQIALQSIQQSGRAANMDPAQLSQMAQRSAGVLRVAMPAGALVGVPIFLLIVAGFGLLALNGFFGQHAKFKDVFSVTCFANLPAILGGLMAIAVVLFGDADAFNVKNPAPDNLGFFMNPLTSSHAVYALATSLNFIIFWFMVLLAIGLSRVGRKEVKAGTIFMVYLGAWVLLVAAKVGMALMF; encoded by the coding sequence ATGGCCGATCTTACTTCCTCGACGGCGGCCCTCGGTGGCACGCCTGCCAGATCGTTTCCCTCCCGCCTTCTCGGCGTCTTCATTGAACCCGGAGAGACGTTTGAAGACATCGCGCGCAAGCCCGACTGGCTTTCGCCGCTCGTTGTGCTGGTCCTGGTCTCATTTGCAACCGTCGAAACCATGTTGCTGAAGATCGGGGCGAGCCAGATCGCCCTGCAGAGTATTCAGCAGAGCGGCCGGGCGGCAAACATGGACCCGGCACAGTTGAGCCAGATGGCACAAAGGTCCGCGGGCGTCCTGCGCGTCGCGATGCCGGCCGGCGCGTTGGTGGGCGTCCCCATTTTTCTCCTTATTGTGGCTGGATTCGGATTGCTGGCCCTGAACGGGTTCTTTGGCCAGCACGCAAAATTCAAAGACGTGTTTTCGGTGACCTGTTTTGCCAACCTGCCAGCCATACTGGGCGGGTTGATGGCAATCGCCGTCGTCCTGTTTGGCGACGCCGACGCCTTCAATGTGAAGAATCCGGCGCCTGACAATCTGGGATTCTTTATGAATCCGCTGACGAGTTCACACGCCGTTTATGCTCTGGCGACTTCTCTGAACTTTATTATCTTCTGGTTTATGGTGCTGCTTGCCATCGGGCTCTCCAGAGTTGGGCGGAAGGAAGTGAAGGCCGGAACCATCTTCATGGTCTACCTTGGGGCGTGGGTGCTGCTGGTGGCTGCTAAAGTCGGAATGGCCTTGATGTTCTAA
- the tgt gene encoding tRNA guanosine(34) transglycosylase Tgt translates to MGLKFTIVAKDESTGARAGILHTPHGDVETPVFMPVGTAGAVKAMTQDQLEELGAQIILANTYHLCMRPGHERVRELGGLHRFMSWPRPILTDSGGYQVMSLKGLGKVTEDGVWFRSHLDGTPHFFSPERVMEFQLSLGADIIMPLDECVEYPASHETLKRSVRLTGRWAERSKQFFTANQNQLGPPAVEGIESAWLGPSLFGIVQGGTDEGLRRESTFEIGEIGFDGYAVGGLSVGEPKDELYGVTGQVAALLPEDQPRYLMGVGTPEDLVRCVALGIDMFDCVMPTRNARNGTVFTSEGKLVIKSARYAQDTGPLDAACGCPVCRRYSRAYVRHLFAVGEISASVLATCHNLWFYLDMMRRVRQAIIFKGFGKFLAEVPADSAQGFRLA, encoded by the coding sequence ATGGGATTGAAGTTTACCATTGTCGCCAAAGATGAGAGCACCGGGGCCAGGGCGGGGATCCTGCACACGCCGCACGGTGACGTAGAAACGCCCGTGTTCATGCCCGTCGGCACCGCCGGGGCGGTGAAGGCGATGACGCAGGACCAGCTCGAAGAACTGGGCGCGCAGATCATCCTTGCCAACACCTATCATCTTTGCATGCGGCCGGGTCACGAACGAGTACGCGAGCTCGGCGGTCTGCACCGGTTTATGAGCTGGCCGCGCCCCATCCTGACCGACAGCGGCGGCTACCAGGTGATGAGCCTGAAAGGCCTGGGCAAGGTGACCGAAGACGGCGTGTGGTTCCGCTCCCACCTGGACGGAACGCCTCATTTTTTTTCGCCCGAGCGCGTGATGGAGTTCCAGCTTTCGCTGGGCGCCGACATCATCATGCCGCTCGATGAGTGCGTGGAATATCCTGCCAGCCACGAGACGCTGAAACGGTCGGTGCGGCTGACGGGGCGCTGGGCGGAACGCTCAAAACAGTTTTTTACTGCCAACCAGAATCAATTGGGGCCGCCTGCGGTTGAAGGTATTGAGAGCGCCTGGCTTGGACCGAGCCTGTTCGGAATCGTGCAGGGCGGGACGGACGAGGGCCTGCGCCGCGAAAGCACTTTCGAGATCGGCGAGATCGGGTTTGACGGGTACGCCGTCGGAGGCCTTTCGGTGGGCGAGCCCAAGGACGAATTGTATGGCGTCACCGGGCAGGTCGCCGCGCTCCTTCCTGAAGACCAGCCGCGCTACCTGATGGGCGTGGGCACGCCGGAGGACCTGGTGAGGTGCGTGGCGCTGGGCATCGACATGTTCGATTGCGTCATGCCCACGCGAAACGCCCGCAACGGGACCGTGTTTACCTCGGAAGGGAAGCTGGTGATCAAGAGCGCGCGCTACGCGCAGGATACCGGGCCGCTCGATGCCGCGTGCGGCTGCCCAGTGTGCCGGCGGTATTCGCGGGCCTACGTGCGGCACCTGTTTGCGGTGGGCGAAATTTCGGCCTCAGTGCTGGCCACCTGCCATAACTTGTGGTTTTACCTTGACATGATGAGGAGAGTTAGGCAAGCTATAATTTTTAAGGGGTTTGGGAAATTCCTGGCAGAGGTCCCGGCGGACTCTGCGCAAGGATTCCGTTTGGCATAG
- the yajC gene encoding preprotein translocase subunit YajC, translating into MLFGPLFVIWYFLVILPQQRNRRKTQNMLSNLKTGDRVMTSGGIYGLVIGFKGDIVQVQIANQVKVDIARSAITGLQAEAEGQAAQEKAAKAKK; encoded by the coding sequence TTGTTGTTCGGCCCCCTCTTCGTAATCTGGTACTTCCTGGTTATTCTTCCTCAGCAGCGCAACCGCCGTAAGACGCAGAACATGCTATCCAACCTGAAGACGGGCGACCGGGTAATGACCTCCGGAGGGATTTACGGTTTAGTTATTGGTTTTAAAGGAGATATTGTGCAGGTGCAGATTGCCAACCAGGTGAAGGTGGATATTGCCCGGAGCGCCATCACCGGCCTGCAAGCTGAGGCGGAGGGGCAAGCCGCACAGGAAAAAGCTGCCAAGGCAAAGAAATGA
- the secD gene encoding protein translocase subunit SecD — MDHNRIRNRTVFIIVVVVACILGLIGFPRNITQLKANLANRIQLGLDLKGGTHMVLQVHVDDAVKVTADQALERLREEMSSRSISYGSVERQGISAILIKGIPDEKSGDLDALVAQQFTDWNLQRVPGQLTSRLLSLKVSEMNTIRNQALDQARETIRRRIDALGLVGPEVADYGQGDFELVIQLPGVNDPTRVRNIIQQSAMLELKIVRGGPYQSRETALSSFGGVLPPGTELVPGSPESSSNSSTSGQVWYLLSQVAAVTGRDLTGAQPGSGKNGQPSVNFTLSRDGAVRFGEVTAKNIGKQLAIVLDNRVQSAPVIQSQITDSGEITGSFTPQQTSDLALMLRSGALPASISYLNENTVGPSLGADSIRAGVVACIVGFLAVIAFMLVYYRGAGINADVALVLNLIILMAALAYFGAVLTLPGIAGVILTVGMGVDSNVLIFERIREELRHGKAAGAAVAGGFEHAFRTIIDTHVTTVAAAAILFAFGTGPIRGFAVTLTIGLIANLFTSVYVSRTIFDYVLSRRQKGEALSV; from the coding sequence ATGGACCATAACCGGATACGTAATCGCACCGTCTTTATCATTGTTGTCGTCGTCGCGTGCATCCTGGGACTTATCGGTTTCCCCAGGAACATCACCCAACTCAAAGCCAATCTCGCCAACCGCATTCAACTGGGACTGGACTTGAAGGGCGGCACCCACATGGTCTTGCAGGTCCATGTGGACGATGCCGTCAAGGTGACCGCCGACCAGGCACTGGAGCGGCTGCGCGAGGAAATGAGCAGCCGAAGCATCTCTTACGGCTCGGTTGAGCGGCAGGGTATTTCCGCGATTCTCATCAAGGGGATTCCGGATGAGAAGTCGGGCGACCTGGACGCGCTGGTCGCGCAGCAATTCACTGACTGGAACCTGCAGCGTGTTCCCGGCCAGTTGACTTCGCGGCTGCTCAGCCTGAAGGTGAGCGAGATGAACACCATTCGCAACCAGGCGCTCGACCAGGCCAGGGAAACCATCCGGCGCCGGATTGACGCCCTGGGCCTTGTGGGACCTGAAGTGGCGGACTACGGGCAGGGAGATTTCGAACTGGTGATTCAGTTGCCTGGCGTCAACGACCCGACGCGCGTCAGGAACATCATTCAACAATCGGCCATGCTGGAGCTGAAGATTGTTCGGGGAGGTCCCTACCAGAGCCGGGAGACCGCCCTCTCATCTTTTGGAGGCGTGTTGCCTCCGGGAACGGAACTGGTCCCTGGCAGTCCGGAATCCTCCAGCAACAGCTCAACCAGCGGGCAGGTCTGGTACCTGCTCAGCCAGGTGGCAGCCGTCACGGGTCGCGACCTGACGGGCGCTCAACCCGGAAGCGGCAAGAACGGCCAGCCCAGTGTCAACTTCACCCTGTCTCGCGACGGGGCGGTGCGCTTTGGAGAGGTGACGGCCAAGAATATCGGCAAGCAGCTTGCCATCGTCCTTGATAATCGGGTCCAATCGGCCCCGGTCATCCAGAGCCAGATTACCGATTCGGGCGAAATTACCGGCAGCTTTACACCCCAGCAAACCTCGGACCTGGCATTGATGCTCCGCTCCGGGGCGCTTCCGGCGTCCATCAGCTACCTGAATGAGAACACCGTTGGCCCTTCGCTTGGCGCTGACTCCATCCGTGCCGGCGTCGTGGCCTGCATCGTGGGGTTCCTGGCGGTGATCGCTTTCATGCTGGTGTATTACCGCGGGGCGGGAATCAACGCGGACGTGGCCCTGGTGTTGAACTTGATTATCCTGATGGCAGCACTGGCTTATTTTGGGGCGGTCCTCACCTTGCCCGGCATCGCCGGCGTCATCCTGACGGTTGGTATGGGCGTCGATTCCAACGTGCTGATCTTTGAGCGCATCCGCGAGGAATTGCGGCACGGCAAGGCGGCCGGCGCCGCGGTGGCGGGAGGCTTTGAGCACGCTTTTCGGACCATCATCGACACTCACGTGACGACCGTGGCGGCCGCGGCCATCCTTTTTGCCTTTGGCACAGGGCCGATCCGGGGGTTTGCCGTGACGCTGACTATCGGATTGATTGCAAACCTCTTCACTTCGGTGTATGTTTCTAGGACCATTTTTGATTATGTGTTGTCCAGGCGCCAGAAGGGTGAAGCGCTTAGCGTGTAA
- the secF gene encoding protein translocase subunit SecF: protein MEFFHEPNIDWMGRKWYFISVSLALLIAGLISIVVHRGLVYGIEFRSGTQVQVKFAKTPDVGAIRSQLEKEGWQGASIQSIGLASEHSVMIELPLREGTTGGEALDTGRRAIVKALTDLYGGAQAGRIDLNNASATDIENQLLVADPLGLASRGIEVATTTYTNLGQAIVGFRDRPPQSGLIADFQQLNQIAGVTPVVVSVLQKDCYLSGFTVPTTQIVGPKVGSDLRRQAVYVTLAGLAAMLVYIWFRFELIYGVSAVVAVFHDVLITIGLFSLFNKEITLSVIAALLTLVGYSMNDTIVTFDRLRENLPSNKRLSFAELVNLSINQTLSRTILTSGLTFLAVFALYLFGGNVIHGFAFAMVVGVLIGTYSSFAIASPLLVYLQSRAGSGRSKEKRKVYEREVAAAKR from the coding sequence ATGGAGTTTTTTCACGAACCTAATATCGACTGGATGGGCAGGAAGTGGTATTTCATCAGCGTTTCGCTGGCCCTCCTGATTGCCGGACTGATCTCCATCGTCGTGCACCGGGGACTCGTGTACGGAATAGAATTCCGCAGTGGCACCCAGGTACAGGTGAAATTTGCAAAGACGCCTGACGTCGGCGCCATCCGCAGCCAGCTCGAAAAAGAAGGTTGGCAAGGGGCGTCGATCCAGAGCATCGGTCTCGCCTCGGAACATTCGGTGATGATCGAGTTGCCCCTTAGAGAAGGGACCACCGGCGGCGAGGCCCTGGATACCGGACGGAGAGCCATCGTCAAAGCGCTGACGGATTTGTACGGCGGCGCTCAAGCGGGCAGGATAGACCTTAACAATGCGAGCGCTACCGACATTGAGAATCAACTGCTGGTGGCTGACCCGCTGGGCCTGGCGTCCAGGGGAATCGAGGTTGCCACAACTACCTATACGAACCTTGGACAAGCCATTGTTGGCTTCCGCGACCGCCCTCCGCAGAGCGGGTTGATCGCGGATTTCCAGCAGTTGAATCAGATTGCCGGAGTAACGCCGGTGGTCGTCAGCGTGTTGCAAAAGGACTGCTACCTGTCGGGATTTACGGTCCCCACCACACAGATTGTGGGGCCCAAGGTCGGTTCGGACCTGCGGCGGCAAGCCGTTTACGTCACTTTGGCGGGGCTGGCTGCAATGTTAGTTTACATTTGGTTCCGTTTTGAGTTAATTTATGGCGTGTCGGCGGTTGTCGCCGTCTTTCACGACGTTCTAATTACAATTGGTTTGTTTTCTCTTTTTAACAAGGAGATTACGCTTTCTGTCATTGCGGCCCTGCTGACGCTTGTGGGTTATTCGATGAACGACACCATCGTCACTTTCGATCGCCTCCGGGAAAACCTGCCGTCGAACAAGCGTCTTAGTTTCGCCGAACTGGTGAACCTCAGCATCAACCAGACGCTCAGCCGGACGATCCTGACGTCAGGGCTTACGTTTCTTGCGGTCTTTGCGCTTTACCTGTTCGGGGGCAACGTGATTCACGGTTTTGCCTTTGCCATGGTGGTGGGAGTTTTGATTGGGACGTATTCGTCTTTTGCGATAGCAAGCCCCCTGCTGGTGTACTTGCAGAGCAGGGCGGGAAGCGGACGATCGAAGGAAAAGCGCAAAGTGTATGAGCGCGAGGTTGCCGCTGCAAAGCGGTAA